A single window of Amphiura filiformis chromosome 17, Afil_fr2py, whole genome shotgun sequence DNA harbors:
- the LOC140137776 gene encoding mediator of RNA polymerase II transcription subunit 22-like yields MSQTQSGVGVPQRALPQSKDNQLKSYSRRLKDDVKSMMDNYTEIVKLARVEDETQVARQMQGEQDQSEMQVRAANIVRAGESLLKLVSDIKQFLILNDFPSVNESINQRTIFLRRVAESFDEKIIQLRDDLAIDLYEIEEEYYSSKYK; encoded by the exons ATGTCTCAGACTCAATCAGGAGTGGGGGTACCACAACGTGCTTTACCACAAAGTAAAGACAATCAGTTAAAATCTTACTCAAGAAGATTGAAAGATGATGTGAAATCAATGATGGACAATTATACTGAAATAGTGAAATTAGCAAGG GTTGAAGATGAAACCCAGGTAGCAAGGCAGATGCAAGGAGAACAAGACCAAAGTGAAATGCAGGTCCGAGCAGCAAATATT GTGCGTGCAGGTGAATCCCTTCTGAAGCTTGTCTCAGACATCAAACAGTTTCTGATATTAAATGACTTTCCCTCAGTCAATGAATCTATCAATCAAAGAACTATATTTCTGAGAAGAGTCGCTGAAAGTTTTGACGAAAAAATCATACAACTCCGAGATGATCTAGCTATAGACTTGTATGAGATTGAAGAGGAATACTACTCATCAAAATATAAGTAG